DNA from Acidobacteriota bacterium:
TGCTCACGAACCCAACCAGGCCAAAAAACTGCAACGGGCGCGTAGAATATTCCAGAAGAAACTTGATGCTGATCAGGTCGATCATCACGCGGAGGGTTCGCGAGAGGCCATAGTTCGATTTGCCGCTGGTCCGGGGAATGTTTTTGATCGGGATTTCAGCGATGCTGGCGCCAAAAGAGCTGGCTAAAGCTGGTATAAACCGGTGGTGGTCTCCATAAAGGCGCATATGTTGCAGGATCTCGCGCCGATAGGCTTTGAACGTGGTGCCAAAGTCGTGGATGTCCACTCCCGACATTTTGGCCATCATCCAATTCGCAACGCGGCTGGGAAGACGGCGAGTCAGCCAGGTATCCATCCTCTTCACGCGCCATCCGCTCACCAGGTCGTAGCCCTCGTTGATTTTGGCGATAAACTGCGGGATTTCCGCCGGGTCATGCTGCAGGTCGCCGTCCATTGAAATAATCACTTCGCCTTCGGCGTAATCGAACCCAGCCTGCAAGGCGGTGGTCTGGCCGAAATTCCTGCGAAGGCGGACGGCGGTCACGCGACCGTCGTTGGCGCAGATCTCGCGGAGCAGGTCGAAGGTCTTATCGACGCTGCCATCATCCACAAAGACAACTTGATAGGTATCTCCCACCGCATCCATGATTTCCACTACCTTTGTATAAAGGGGGCGGAGGTTGTCTTCTTCGTTGAATAGCGGTATCACGATTGAATATCGTGCTGTTCTTTGTTTCTCCATCAGGGCCATCCTTCACGGTTGTACGCAGGACTAAACCCCTATGTTAACCCCTTCGGGTGCTTTTCTGCAGCGTTTCGTTGTTTCTCCTGTGCACGACAAAACGTGGCGAATGGGGACTTGGAATCTGCAAATGTAGGTATCGCTCCTTAGTGTGGCCGCCGCCACCCGCTGG
Protein-coding regions in this window:
- a CDS encoding glycosyltransferase, with amino-acid sequence MEKQRTARYSIVIPLFNEEDNLRPLYTKVVEIMDAVGDTYQVVFVDDGSVDKTFDLLREICANDGRVTAVRLRRNFGQTTALQAGFDYAEGEVIISMDGDLQHDPAEIPQFIAKINEGYDLVSGWRVKRMDTWLTRRLPSRVANWMMAKMSGVDIHDFGTTFKAYRREILQHMRLYGDHHRFIPALASSFGASIAEIPIKNIPRTSGKSNYGLSRTLRVMIDLISIKFLLEYSTRPLQFFGLVGFVSTGLGAMIGFFLAFKKILLGQSIMLQHGPLLFLAILLILSGIQLLSVGLVGEMVTRTYFESQRKATYAVQDIISRGGHEQKTQGAGIGVGSYR